A genomic segment from Triticum dicoccoides isolate Atlit2015 ecotype Zavitan chromosome 1A, WEW_v2.0, whole genome shotgun sequence encodes:
- the LOC119291167 gene encoding 60S ribosomal protein L35a-1-like, whose translation MVQGRQGQRVRLYVRGTILGYKRSKSNQYESTSLLQVEGVNTKEDVSYYAGKRIAYVYKAKTKSSGTAVRCIWGKVTRPHGNSGVVRAQFRSNLPATSMGKKVRVFMYPSST comes from the exons ATGGTGCAGGGACGCCAGGGCCAGCGCGTCAGGCTCTACGTGCGGGGCACCATCCTGGGCTACAAGAG GTCCAAGTCGAACCAGTACGAGAGCACGTCGCTGCTGCAGGTGGAGGGGGTGAACACCAAGGAGGACGTGTCGTACTACGCCGGCAAGCGCATCGCCTACGTCTACAAGGCCAAGACCAAGAGCAGCGGCACCGCCGTCCGCTGCATCTGGGGCAAGGTCACGCGCCCCCACGGCAACTCCGGCGTCGTGCGCGCGCAGTTCCGCTCCAACCTCCCCGCCACCTCCATG GGCAAGAAGGTCCGCGTCTTCATGTACCCCAGCAGCACCTGA